The following coding sequences are from one Salmo trutta chromosome 36, fSalTru1.1, whole genome shotgun sequence window:
- the dpm3 gene encoding dolichol-phosphate mannosyltransferase subunit 3 gives MTKLLEWVFGVSVIGAAWALVTFDLLNLRLPEAYKEVAWPMPVYLLVVFGCYSLATVGYRVATFNDCEEASKELQDQIKEAKEDLRKKGLKM, from the coding sequence ATGACCAAGCTCCTGGAGTGGGTGTTTGGCGTCTCGGTAATAGGCGCAGCATGGGCTCTCGTGACTTTTGACCTTCTGAACTTGAGGCTCCCAGAGGCCTACAAGGAGGTGGCCTGGCCCATGCCTGTGTATCTGCTGGTGGTGTTCGGCTGCTACTCCCTGGCTACTGTGGGATACAGGGTGGCCACCTTCAACGACTGTGAGGAGGCATCCAAAGAACTACAGGATCAGATAAAGGAGGCCAAGGAGGACCTGAGGAAAAAAGGGTTGAAGATGTGA